A single genomic interval of uncultured Desulfobulbus sp. harbors:
- a CDS encoding alpha-hydroxy-acid oxidizing protein, producing the protein MDMKTVRTQAREQLKGFCRVCPVCDGRACAGEVPGMGGVGTGSAFKANMEALAAVRLNMRTVHGVKDPDLTLDLWGKPLAMPILGAPITGSTYNMGGKMSEEDFITEMVSGALMAGSLCMTGDGADPTMFGSGIKAGKANKGGSIAIIKPREQEVIKGHLQTAEEAGVLAVGMDIDGAGLVTMAMKGQPVGPKTPEELAEVIGASKLPFILKGIMTADEAEAAVKAGAAAIVVSNHGGRVLDFTPGAAEVLPEIAARVKGKALIFADGGVRSGSDVLKLLALGADAVLVGRPLIIAAFGGGREGVAMYLNQLKNELLQAMLLTGTTDVKNVPASIIHGRQ; encoded by the coding sequence ATGGATATGAAAACCGTGCGCACTCAGGCCCGGGAACAACTCAAAGGATTTTGCCGGGTCTGCCCGGTCTGTGACGGCCGCGCCTGCGCCGGCGAGGTGCCGGGCATGGGCGGCGTGGGGACCGGCTCGGCGTTCAAGGCCAATATGGAAGCCCTGGCAGCGGTTCGGCTCAACATGCGCACCGTGCATGGGGTGAAGGATCCGGATCTCACCCTTGACCTCTGGGGAAAACCCCTTGCCATGCCCATCCTCGGTGCACCCATCACCGGCTCGACCTACAACATGGGCGGCAAGATGAGCGAAGAAGACTTTATCACCGAGATGGTCAGCGGTGCCCTGATGGCGGGTTCACTCTGCATGACCGGCGACGGCGCCGACCCGACCATGTTCGGCAGCGGCATCAAGGCGGGAAAGGCCAACAAGGGGGGCTCGATTGCGATCATCAAGCCTCGCGAGCAGGAGGTCATCAAGGGGCATCTGCAGACCGCGGAAGAGGCAGGCGTGCTTGCCGTCGGTATGGATATCGACGGTGCCGGCCTGGTGACCATGGCGATGAAGGGACAGCCGGTGGGGCCGAAAACGCCTGAGGAGCTTGCCGAGGTGATCGGGGCCAGCAAACTGCCCTTTATCCTCAAGGGCATTATGACCGCGGACGAGGCGGAAGCAGCGGTCAAGGCCGGGGCCGCGGCGATTGTCGTCTCCAACCACGGCGGACGCGTGCTTGACTTCACCCCGGGCGCGGCCGAGGTCCTGCCGGAAATCGCGGCCCGGGTCAAGGGCAAGGCACTGATCTTTGCCGATGGCGGCGTGCGCAGTGGGTCCGACGTGCTCAAGCTGCTCGCCCTGGGTGCCGATGCGGTGCTTGTCGGCCGGCCGCTGATCATTGCCGCCTTTGGAGGTGGCCGCGAGGGCGTGGCCATGTATCTCAACCAGTTGAAAAACGAACTGCTTCAGGCCATGCTCCTCACCGGAACCACTGATGTGAAAAACGTCCCGGCCTCCATTATCCACGGCCGCCAGTAA
- a CDS encoding Hsp70 family protein → MKEICCGIDLGTTNSVIAWIRNGVPEAINIEEGQPIVPSVVSFESESQQTYLGRLALNRFVAFPARTVKSIKRLMGTKETISVGEASYLPEEISGLLLAHLAAEAGKVIGQPVRKVVVTVPAYFDDGQRRATVRAGELAGLEVVRIINEPTAAAFVYESPAADDLTREETVLVYDLGGGTFDVSVVQFRGDIKEVLASCGDTALGGDDFDARLKDYFLEHLEEHCERELGEDFALQVRLTDIAERTKIALSAQPYVTVNEVAVALVDQAPINLSLEISREEFDQLTDDLIEQTRSKVLEALDEARLAVEDIDRIILVGGSTRMPSTQRMLAELFDQPMEHSVDPDLCVALGAAVQAGIIAGEPLRHILIDVAAHSLGTRTIDEIDPETGDADHFTPIIRRNTRIPVARTEVFYTIIEGQERIDVEVFQGESRSCRENSLVGSFRFDLRPAPIHSPVTMELSYDLQGIVHVTVSQKGFDNTKTVAVDLKKSRTMEADIADVPPEAELNDKPMNYIAQRARTLLANPRVPAEKVAELKTLTLRYESAIVAGGDEDLIDELEDCLLELMDQLSDDLENHG, encoded by the coding sequence ATGAAAGAGATATGTTGCGGTATTGATCTGGGGACAACCAACTCGGTGATTGCCTGGATTCGGAACGGGGTACCCGAAGCTATCAACATTGAAGAGGGCCAGCCCATCGTTCCCTCGGTGGTCAGTTTTGAGTCCGAGTCTCAACAGACCTATTTGGGCCGGCTAGCCTTGAACCGGTTCGTCGCCTTTCCAGCTCGGACCGTAAAGTCGATCAAGCGGTTGATGGGCACGAAGGAGACCATTTCGGTGGGGGAGGCGAGTTATCTGCCCGAGGAGATCTCAGGGCTGCTGCTTGCCCATCTTGCAGCGGAGGCGGGAAAGGTTATCGGTCAACCGGTGCGCAAGGTTGTGGTGACCGTGCCCGCGTATTTCGACGATGGGCAGCGGCGGGCGACTGTCCGTGCCGGTGAACTGGCGGGGTTGGAGGTCGTGCGTATCATCAATGAGCCAACGGCTGCCGCCTTTGTGTACGAGAGTCCGGCCGCCGATGACCTCACCAGGGAAGAGACGGTTCTTGTCTATGATTTGGGGGGCGGCACCTTCGATGTGTCGGTGGTGCAGTTTCGCGGCGATATCAAGGAGGTCTTGGCCTCCTGTGGTGATACCGCCCTGGGCGGGGATGATTTCGATGCCCGACTCAAGGATTATTTTCTCGAACATCTGGAAGAACATTGTGAGCGGGAGCTTGGCGAGGACTTCGCTCTCCAGGTTCGGCTCACCGATATTGCCGAACGGACCAAAATCGCCCTTTCTGCCCAACCGTACGTCACCGTCAACGAGGTGGCCGTGGCCCTGGTGGACCAAGCCCCGATCAATTTGAGTCTTGAGATTTCGCGGGAGGAGTTTGATCAATTGACCGATGATCTGATCGAACAGACCCGCTCCAAGGTTTTGGAGGCTTTGGATGAGGCGCGGTTGGCGGTAGAGGACATCGACCGGATCATCCTCGTCGGCGGATCAACCCGCATGCCCAGCACCCAGCGCATGTTGGCCGAACTCTTTGATCAACCCATGGAACACTCGGTGGACCCGGATCTGTGCGTGGCCCTGGGAGCTGCGGTGCAGGCCGGGATTATCGCCGGGGAACCCCTGCGGCACATTCTCATCGATGTCGCAGCTCATTCACTGGGTACCCGGACCATCGACGAAATTGATCCGGAAACCGGTGACGCCGATCATTTTACGCCCATTATTCGTCGCAATACTCGCATTCCCGTTGCCCGCACCGAGGTTTTTTATACCATCATAGAGGGGCAGGAGCGGATTGATGTGGAGGTCTTTCAGGGCGAAAGTCGATCATGCCGGGAAAACAGCCTGGTCGGCTCGTTTCGCTTCGACCTGAGACCGGCACCGATTCATTCGCCGGTGACGATGGAGTTATCCTACGATCTCCAGGGGATCGTCCATGTCACCGTCAGTCAGAAAGGCTTTGACAACACCAAGACAGTGGCGGTTGATTTGAAAAAGTCGAGAACAATGGAGGCCGATATCGCGGATGTGCCCCCGGAAGCGGAGTTGAACGACAAGCCGATGAACTACATCGCCCAGCGGGCACGGACCCTGCTGGCCAATCCCCGGGTGCCAGCCGAGAAGGTCGCGGAGCTGAAGACCCTCACCTTGCGCTATGAATCGGCCATTGTCGCCGGCGGCGACGAGGACCTTATCGACGAGTTGGAGGATTGTTTGCTGGAGTTGATGGATCAACTCAGTGATGACCTGGAAAACCATGGCTAA
- a CDS encoding SulP family inorganic anion transporter: protein MLLTKIFPFLDWIKGYNLKSFQADALSGLTVALVLIPQSMAYAQLAGLPAYFGLYAAFLPPMVAALFGSSRQLATGPVAVVSLMSAASLQPLATAGSTDFIAYSILLALIVGIFQFSLGVLRLGLVVNFLSHPVVNGFTNAAAIIIASSQFSKFFGVYVDSAEHHYETMIRVAQAAMDYTHWPTLLYGVGAVTIMVMLKKINPKIPAVLVAVVITTLLSYFTGFNNDMKVPVETIQMQELPKLVSEFNHEVKMIADLGAQRAAMGKDLEKLLKEDKGHHGPSIDAIKLKSQVDILTAEMGESQAHSAAIRKQLRLMKFEKAQDGDKVVFYPKGAIPAGVTTDDGTWRMKVGNNPLKTDNLLLMGGGAIVGKIPEGLPTITMPKVNGSLTMKLLPTAVIISLLGFMEAIAIAKAMAAKTGQKLDPNQELIGQGLANILGSFGSSYAVSGSFSRSAVNLQAGAATGISSVITSIVVVITLLFLTPLLYHLPQAVLAAVIMMAVIGLVNTKGFVHAWHAQKHDGIISIISFLVTLAYAPHLDKGIMVGVALSMGVFLYKSMRPVVAKLSMYKDGSLQSAEHHRLRGCRHIAVVRFDGALFFANASYLDEQIIKFRNEMPDLRYVLLDASGINDIDASGEEELALLVDRLHAAGFGFGVCNAKGPILDVLDRTHLFDKIGRENFYADTKAAVADIVNKVHEQPDLPSGGCKSCPLTKYLPV from the coding sequence ATGTTACTCACAAAAATTTTCCCTTTTCTCGACTGGATCAAAGGTTACAACCTCAAGAGTTTCCAGGCAGATGCCCTTTCAGGTTTGACCGTAGCCCTGGTTCTCATCCCCCAATCCATGGCCTATGCCCAGCTGGCCGGATTACCGGCCTACTTTGGGCTCTATGCCGCCTTCCTGCCGCCGATGGTCGCCGCCCTGTTCGGTTCAAGCCGCCAGTTGGCCACAGGCCCGGTCGCGGTTGTTTCCCTCATGTCCGCCGCCTCGCTCCAGCCGCTGGCCACCGCCGGAAGTACGGATTTCATTGCCTACTCCATCCTGCTTGCCCTGATCGTCGGTATTTTTCAGTTCAGCCTTGGCGTGCTTCGCCTGGGCCTGGTGGTGAACTTTCTTTCCCATCCGGTGGTCAACGGATTCACCAATGCCGCGGCCATCATCATCGCCTCCTCCCAGTTCTCCAAGTTCTTCGGCGTCTACGTCGATTCCGCCGAGCACCACTACGAAACCATGATCCGGGTCGCCCAGGCTGCCATGGATTACACCCATTGGCCCACCCTGCTCTACGGTGTCGGTGCGGTGACGATCATGGTCATGTTGAAAAAAATCAATCCCAAGATTCCGGCAGTCCTGGTAGCCGTTGTCATCACCACCCTGCTCTCCTATTTCACCGGCTTTAATAACGACATGAAGGTGCCGGTCGAAACCATCCAGATGCAGGAACTGCCCAAGCTGGTCAGCGAGTTCAACCATGAGGTCAAGATGATCGCCGACCTGGGTGCCCAGAGGGCTGCCATGGGCAAGGATTTGGAAAAACTGCTCAAAGAAGACAAAGGACACCACGGTCCCTCAATCGATGCAATCAAGCTCAAAAGCCAGGTTGACATTCTCACCGCGGAAATGGGGGAGTCCCAGGCGCATAGCGCTGCCATCCGCAAGCAACTACGCCTGATGAAGTTTGAAAAAGCCCAGGATGGCGACAAGGTTGTCTTTTATCCGAAGGGTGCAATTCCGGCCGGCGTGACCACCGACGACGGCACCTGGCGAATGAAGGTCGGCAACAACCCCTTAAAGACAGACAATCTCCTGCTCATGGGTGGTGGCGCCATCGTCGGCAAAATCCCGGAAGGTTTGCCGACCATCACCATGCCCAAGGTGAATGGCAGCCTGACCATGAAACTCCTCCCCACGGCGGTCATCATCAGCCTGCTCGGTTTCATGGAGGCCATTGCCATTGCCAAGGCCATGGCCGCCAAAACCGGCCAAAAGCTTGATCCCAATCAGGAACTCATCGGTCAGGGGTTGGCCAACATTCTTGGCTCCTTTGGCTCCAGCTACGCGGTTTCCGGTTCATTCTCCCGTTCGGCGGTCAATCTCCAGGCCGGTGCGGCCACCGGTATCTCCAGTGTTATCACCTCGATCGTGGTCGTCATCACCCTGCTCTTCCTCACCCCCCTGCTCTACCATCTGCCCCAGGCAGTACTGGCGGCAGTCATCATGATGGCGGTTATCGGCCTGGTCAACACCAAGGGTTTTGTCCACGCCTGGCATGCCCAGAAGCACGACGGCATCATCTCCATCATCAGCTTCCTGGTGACCCTTGCCTATGCCCCCCATCTCGACAAGGGCATCATGGTGGGCGTGGCCCTGTCCATGGGCGTGTTCCTCTACAAGTCCATGCGCCCGGTTGTGGCAAAACTCTCCATGTACAAAGACGGCTCGCTCCAGTCCGCAGAGCACCACCGGCTGCGCGGTTGCCGTCACATTGCAGTGGTTCGCTTTGACGGTGCCCTCTTCTTTGCCAATGCCAGCTATCTGGATGAACAGATCATCAAGTTCCGCAACGAGATGCCCGATCTCCGTTACGTCCTGTTGGATGCCTCCGGTATCAACGACATCGATGCCTCCGGTGAAGAGGAACTGGCCCTGTTGGTCGACCGCCTGCATGCAGCGGGCTTCGGCTTCGGCGTCTGCAACGCCAAGGGCCCGATTCTGGACGTACTTGACCGGACTCACCTCTTTGATAAAATCGGCCGGGAAAATTTTTATGCCGACACCAAGGCTGCGGTGGCCGACATTGTCAACAAGGTTCATGAACAGCCGGATCTGCCTTCCGGCGGTTGCAAGAGCTGCCCCCTGACCAAGTACCTCCCGGTCTAA
- a CDS encoding transposase, with the protein MFHVKNHKQLNILDPWAHLGPKRRALLDNSWAGLFQKHILPELPVESLRHHYHDYNGRPTKELYAMMGVMILQQMHDCTDQEAVEQFCFNIQWHYALNITSCSDAAVYLSHKTLWTMRDHLASDASYAEIFDASLGILAKLLKADMNKQRMDSVHVKSNMRNLGRIGLFTKTIKKFLVNLKRHHREHFDQLNTELTQRYLSKSQASLFAMVKPTESTRTLDQLAADVLLLTERFAAVDEVSTMQSFKLLSRLFAEQCVIEEDTTADSGKKAVARPNKEVPSDSLQNPSDADAGYSSHKGQGYQVQLVENYTTTDERGPSLITQVAVESADQHDANALLPALAQLEQKAMLPQQMLADSLYGSDSNCETALQEHQVAVISPVMPGNQKKFNLTEFTLDDQGKVLTCPQATAPDTVKKSKSGYSALFPIAVCQNCSSFDRCPVSIGKKGYYYRYTDKDIRLTRRRQEEESPEFREKYRYRAGVEATMSEFDRRTGVKHLRVRGMKAVRFAAFMKAIGLNILRASRHWGEKTSPMTSFYSLFFFSLAFQTYFKELFREDFSTRTHEGTNFQPVASFRADWAV; encoded by the coding sequence ATGTTTCACGTGAAAAACCACAAACAGCTCAACATCCTCGACCCATGGGCCCATTTGGGACCCAAACGACGCGCCCTCCTGGATAACTCATGGGCAGGTCTTTTTCAGAAGCATATCCTGCCTGAACTCCCGGTGGAGTCCCTGCGCCACCATTATCATGACTACAATGGCCGACCCACCAAGGAACTGTATGCCATGATGGGGGTGATGATCCTCCAGCAAATGCATGATTGTACTGATCAGGAGGCGGTTGAGCAGTTCTGTTTCAATATCCAGTGGCACTATGCCCTCAACATCACCTCGTGCTCCGACGCGGCTGTATACCTCAGCCACAAAACGCTCTGGACCATGCGCGATCACCTGGCCTCGGATGCGAGCTATGCCGAGATATTTGATGCCTCCCTGGGCATCCTGGCCAAGTTGCTCAAGGCCGATATGAATAAGCAGCGCATGGACTCGGTGCATGTCAAATCCAACATGCGCAATCTGGGTCGTATCGGGTTGTTCACCAAAACGATCAAGAAGTTCCTCGTCAACCTGAAGCGACACCACCGGGAACACTTTGATCAACTCAACACGGAGTTGACCCAACGGTATCTGAGCAAATCGCAGGCGTCTTTGTTCGCCATGGTCAAACCCACCGAGTCCACCCGCACCCTTGATCAGTTGGCTGCGGATGTGCTGCTCTTGACCGAGCGTTTTGCCGCCGTGGACGAGGTCAGCACCATGCAGAGCTTCAAACTGCTGAGCCGGTTGTTCGCCGAACAGTGTGTCATCGAGGAAGACACCACCGCCGATTCTGGCAAGAAAGCCGTGGCCCGGCCGAACAAGGAGGTGCCCTCCGATTCACTGCAAAACCCCTCCGATGCGGATGCCGGCTACAGCAGTCATAAAGGCCAAGGGTATCAGGTGCAGTTGGTGGAAAACTACACTACCACCGATGAGCGTGGACCATCCCTGATCACGCAGGTGGCGGTGGAATCCGCGGATCAGCATGATGCCAATGCCCTCCTGCCCGCCTTGGCCCAACTGGAGCAGAAGGCGATGCTGCCGCAGCAAATGCTGGCCGATTCCCTCTACGGCAGCGACAGCAATTGTGAAACGGCCCTGCAGGAGCATCAGGTGGCAGTCATCTCCCCGGTCATGCCGGGCAATCAGAAGAAGTTCAACCTGACCGAATTCACCCTTGATGACCAGGGCAAGGTTCTCACCTGCCCCCAGGCCACGGCACCCGACACGGTGAAGAAATCAAAATCCGGCTACAGCGCACTCTTCCCCATCGCTGTTTGTCAGAACTGCTCCTCGTTTGACCGGTGCCCCGTCTCCATCGGAAAAAAGGGCTATTACTACCGCTACACCGACAAGGATATCCGCCTGACCCGACGGCGACAGGAAGAAGAAAGCCCGGAGTTCAGGGAGAAGTACCGGTACCGGGCCGGCGTTGAGGCGACCATGTCGGAATTCGACCGGCGCACCGGTGTCAAACATCTCCGGGTTCGTGGCATGAAAGCAGTGCGGTTTGCCGCCTTCATGAAGGCCATCGGCTTGAACATATTGCGGGCCAGCAGGCACTGGGGCGAGAAAACCAGCCCAATGACGTCCTTTTACAGCCTATTTTTTTTCTCTTTGGCTTTCCAAACATATTTCAAAGAACTTTTTCGGGAAGACTTCTCAACAAGAACTCACGAAGGCACAAACTTTCAACCAGTCGCTTCTTTTCGAGCGGATTGGGCGGTTTGA
- a CDS encoding NAD(P)/FAD-dependent oxidoreductase, with translation MPQSDFPLLVVGGGAAGLMAAGQAALAGAEVLILEKMPLPGRKLCITGKGRCNLTNVAPLPEFLAHFGSTGSFLRQAFHRFFTPDLLKFFDTLGLPTVTERGGRVFPASGKAPEVFRVMEQWLQELGVRIQTKARVEALCIGENQITGLVCNGKFMQCSALILATGGASYPLTGSTGDGYTLAKQAGHSLVALRPALVPIVTAGSEAGSMAGLQLRNIAVRLFINGKKKGEAFGELAFTDFGLSGPVILTLSGRIVDALQEKSEVHLLLDLKPALDEKKLDARLVRDFEERRAEPMHSVLRGLLPKEMVAMALASAHIDKNRQAGTVRSEERKRLRQWLKNFRLKVIGHRPMAEAIITAGGVHTKEVDPRTMQSRLVRGLYLAGEVLDLQADTGGYNLQAAFSTGWLAGRSAAQSVILRED, from the coding sequence ATGCCACAGTCGGATTTCCCTTTACTCGTGGTCGGCGGAGGCGCCGCAGGTCTGATGGCGGCCGGGCAGGCTGCCCTTGCCGGTGCCGAGGTCCTTATCCTTGAAAAGATGCCCCTGCCTGGGCGCAAACTCTGCATCACCGGCAAGGGCCGCTGCAACCTGACCAACGTGGCCCCCCTACCTGAGTTTCTCGCCCATTTCGGCTCCACCGGTTCCTTTCTCCGCCAGGCCTTTCACCGTTTTTTCACCCCGGATCTGCTCAAATTTTTCGACACCCTCGGTTTGCCGACCGTGACCGAGCGTGGTGGCAGGGTCTTTCCCGCCTCGGGCAAGGCGCCGGAGGTTTTCCGGGTTATGGAGCAGTGGCTGCAGGAGCTGGGCGTTCGCATCCAGACCAAGGCCCGGGTTGAAGCACTCTGCATTGGCGAGAATCAGATCACCGGCCTGGTGTGCAATGGGAAATTCATGCAGTGCAGCGCCCTGATCCTGGCCACCGGCGGCGCCTCCTACCCCCTGACCGGCTCCACCGGCGATGGTTACACCTTGGCCAAGCAGGCCGGCCACAGCCTCGTTGCCCTTCGCCCGGCCCTGGTCCCGATCGTCACCGCCGGTTCCGAGGCGGGGAGCATGGCCGGGCTGCAGCTGCGCAACATTGCGGTCCGCCTGTTCATCAACGGCAAGAAAAAGGGGGAGGCCTTCGGTGAACTGGCCTTCACCGACTTTGGCCTCAGCGGCCCGGTCATCCTCACCCTGAGCGGCCGCATTGTCGATGCCCTGCAAGAAAAGAGCGAGGTGCACCTTCTCCTTGATCTCAAACCCGCCCTGGATGAAAAAAAGCTCGACGCCCGCCTGGTCCGTGATTTTGAAGAGCGCCGTGCAGAGCCGATGCACAGCGTGTTGCGGGGATTGCTGCCCAAGGAGATGGTGGCCATGGCGCTTGCGAGCGCCCACATCGACAAGAATCGCCAGGCCGGAACCGTCCGCAGCGAAGAACGCAAACGATTGCGTCAGTGGCTGAAAAATTTCCGGCTGAAGGTGATCGGCCATCGGCCGATGGCCGAGGCCATTATCACCGCCGGCGGCGTGCACACCAAGGAGGTGGATCCGCGCACCATGCAATCGCGCCTTGTCCGCGGCCTCTATCTGGCGGGAGAGGTGCTCGATCTCCAGGCCGACACCGGCGGCTACAACCTTCAGGCAGCCTTCTCCACCGGCTGGCTGGCCGGGCGCTCGGCGGCACAGTCGGTCATCCTGAGAGAGGATTGA
- a CDS encoding TetR/AcrR family transcriptional regulator, with the protein MPSNRAQTKKEAILQAASKFFSERGYWDTSVNDISKATGVAEGTIFYHFQSKEALFLAVLQKFKNDFVGKFKQHLKEKEFSSGLDMLEGAISFYLYQSSVMEERFLLLHRHHYYQIAPENPQCWQYLEEIYSGLISIFEQAIIRGMEDGSIRQVSPNKKALLIFTLIDGLVRLDTYNLYQATSLYDEVIESCRCWLKP; encoded by the coding sequence ATGCCCTCAAACAGAGCACAAACAAAAAAAGAAGCCATCCTTCAGGCTGCCTCAAAATTTTTCTCCGAACGTGGGTACTGGGATACCTCTGTCAACGACATCTCCAAAGCCACCGGCGTGGCCGAGGGCACAATCTTCTACCATTTCCAAAGCAAGGAGGCGCTGTTTCTCGCCGTTCTGCAAAAATTCAAGAACGATTTTGTCGGGAAGTTCAAACAGCACCTCAAGGAGAAGGAATTCTCCTCAGGGCTGGACATGCTGGAAGGGGCCATCTCCTTTTACCTCTATCAGTCCAGCGTCATGGAAGAACGGTTCCTGCTGCTCCACCGCCATCACTACTACCAAATTGCCCCGGAAAACCCCCAGTGCTGGCAGTATCTGGAAGAGATCTACAGCGGATTGATCAGTATTTTCGAACAGGCAATCATCAGAGGCATGGAAGACGGGTCGATTCGTCAGGTTTCGCCCAACAAAAAAGCCCTGTTGATTTTCACCCTGATCGACGGATTGGTCCGGCTGGATACCTACAATCTGTACCAGGCGACGTCACTCTACGATGAGGTCATCGAGTCGTGTCGCTGTTGGCTGAAACCCTGA
- a CDS encoding YgiQ family radical SAM protein, whose protein sequence is MFLPCTRQEMQVLGWDRLDVILVCGDAYIDSPFIGVAVIGKLLASEGFRVGIIAQPDIDGEDITRLGEPLLFWGISGGSVDSMVANRTASGKRRKSDDYTPGGHNTRRPDRAVIAYANLIRRHFKNTAPLVLGGIEASLRRLAHYDYWENRIRRSILFDAKADYLLYGMAEKAVIALAHALETGDDPRLIRGLCYAAAEPPPEAMILPDYATVARDKQGFTAMFAAFYANNDPLTAQALAQRQDSRFLVHNPPQLPLSTEELDAVHALPFERDLHPFDAKGGTVPALTTIRFALTSHRGCYGECNFCAIAVHQGRTIQERSTASLVEEAKILASHPDFKGMLADVGGPTANMFGFECSKKLLKGACRDKRCLFPKVCPSLKIDHGPLINLLQQLRSIKNIKKIAVASGIRYDLILADKKNGLSYLRELVRHHVSGQLKIAPEHSEHEVLAAMGKPDVEGLLTFRELFMRLTREEGLNQFLTYYLIAAHPGCSLEAMERLREFCSKKLHVIPRQVQLFTPTPCTWSTLMYWTRSNPWMPGPCFVETDPASRERQKSVVIAPGVRKKPGPPPQKPHPKRKNRR, encoded by the coding sequence ATGTTCCTTCCCTGTACCCGTCAGGAGATGCAGGTCCTGGGCTGGGACCGGCTCGATGTGATCCTCGTTTGTGGCGATGCCTATATCGACTCCCCCTTCATCGGCGTGGCAGTGATCGGCAAACTGCTGGCGAGTGAGGGCTTTCGCGTCGGCATCATTGCCCAGCCCGATATCGATGGCGAAGATATCACCCGTTTAGGCGAGCCCCTGCTCTTTTGGGGCATCAGCGGCGGCTCGGTCGACTCCATGGTCGCCAACCGGACCGCCTCGGGCAAAAGGCGCAAAAGCGACGATTACACCCCGGGCGGGCACAACACCCGCCGCCCGGATCGGGCGGTGATTGCCTACGCCAACCTCATCCGCCGCCACTTTAAAAACACCGCGCCCCTGGTGCTCGGCGGCATCGAGGCCAGCCTGCGCAGGCTGGCCCATTACGATTACTGGGAAAATCGCATTCGCCGTTCGATCCTCTTCGATGCCAAGGCCGATTACCTCCTCTATGGTATGGCGGAAAAGGCGGTGATTGCCTTGGCCCATGCCCTCGAGACAGGAGACGATCCTCGGCTCATCCGCGGCCTCTGCTATGCGGCCGCGGAGCCGCCCCCTGAGGCCATGATACTCCCCGATTACGCAACGGTTGCCCGCGACAAGCAGGGCTTCACCGCCATGTTTGCTGCCTTTTATGCAAACAACGATCCGCTGACCGCGCAAGCGCTGGCACAGCGGCAGGACAGCCGCTTTCTCGTCCATAATCCGCCGCAACTCCCGCTGAGCACCGAGGAGTTGGATGCCGTACATGCCCTGCCCTTTGAACGGGACCTGCATCCCTTCGATGCCAAGGGAGGCACGGTCCCGGCCCTGACCACCATTCGCTTTGCCCTCACCAGCCACCGGGGATGCTACGGCGAGTGTAACTTCTGCGCCATTGCCGTCCACCAGGGAAGGACCATTCAGGAACGCAGCACGGCCTCTCTTGTCGAGGAGGCGAAGATATTGGCATCGCATCCGGATTTCAAGGGCATGCTGGCCGATGTCGGCGGCCCGACCGCCAACATGTTTGGCTTTGAATGCAGCAAGAAGTTGCTCAAAGGCGCCTGCCGCGACAAACGCTGTCTCTTCCCCAAGGTTTGTCCCAGCCTGAAAATCGACCACGGCCCCCTGATCAACCTGCTGCAGCAACTGCGAAGCATCAAAAATATCAAAAAAATTGCCGTCGCTTCGGGCATCCGCTACGACCTGATTCTCGCCGACAAGAAAAACGGCCTGTCCTACCTGCGAGAGTTGGTACGCCACCATGTCTCCGGTCAGCTGAAAATCGCGCCCGAACACTCCGAACACGAGGTGCTCGCCGCCATGGGCAAACCCGACGTAGAGGGACTGCTCACCTTCCGCGAACTCTTCATGCGCCTGACCCGTGAGGAGGGGCTCAATCAGTTTCTCACTTATTACCTGATCGCCGCCCATCCCGGCTGTAGCCTTGAGGCCATGGAAAGGCTCCGCGAATTCTGCAGTAAAAAACTGCATGTAATTCCACGGCAGGTACAGCTGTTTACCCCGACACCCTGCACCTGGTCCACTCTGATGTACTGGACCCGGAGCAATCCCTGGATGCCGGGCCCATGTTTCGTGGAAACAGATCCCGCCTCCAGAGAGCGCCAGAAATCGGTGGTCATTGCCCCGGGCGTCCGTAAAAAACCTGGGCCACCACCACAAAAGCCTCACCCCAAACGGAAAAACCGGCGCTAA